In Micromonospora sp. LH3U1, one genomic interval encodes:
- a CDS encoding UbiA family prenyltransferase has product MSSRVLGLVRASHPEPAAAVTTVAGLLAWGVGHRPTGIVSVVLAVLASQLAVGWTNDALDAERDATVGRTDKPVAAGAVGRRTTAWAAAAAAVACPLLALTTNPTAAFWLTVALVSALLYDWPLKATAFSVLPYAVSFGALPAFVVLALPGQPTPPAWLLAAAACLGAGAHFANVLPDLADDARTGVRGLPHRLGAAGSRAAAAGLLLAATATLVLGPPGPPSAVGMAAVGTAAVVPPLSWYAGRSAVRAGRRPVSAFRAVMLVALIDVVLLVASGRVV; this is encoded by the coding sequence ATGTCGTCGAGGGTGTTAGGGCTGGTCAGAGCGAGCCATCCGGAACCGGCCGCAGCGGTCACCACGGTTGCCGGTCTGCTGGCATGGGGGGTGGGCCACCGGCCGACCGGAATCGTCTCGGTGGTGCTCGCCGTGCTGGCCAGCCAGCTCGCCGTCGGCTGGACCAACGACGCACTGGACGCCGAGCGGGACGCCACTGTGGGGCGTACCGACAAGCCGGTCGCCGCTGGCGCGGTCGGCCGGCGCACCACGGCCTGGGCTGCGGCGGCGGCCGCGGTGGCCTGTCCGTTGCTGGCGCTGACCACGAACCCGACGGCGGCGTTCTGGCTGACCGTGGCCCTGGTCTCGGCGCTGCTCTACGACTGGCCGCTCAAGGCCACCGCGTTCTCGGTGCTGCCGTACGCCGTCTCCTTCGGCGCGCTGCCCGCCTTCGTGGTGTTGGCGCTACCCGGTCAGCCAACTCCGCCGGCCTGGCTGTTGGCGGCGGCGGCGTGCCTGGGAGCCGGCGCGCACTTCGCCAACGTGCTGCCCGACCTGGCCGACGACGCTCGGACCGGGGTGCGCGGCCTGCCACACCGCCTGGGCGCCGCCGGCAGCCGGGCGGCGGCGGCCGGTCTGCTCCTCGCGGCGACGGCGACCCTGGTCCTCGGGCCACCCGGGCCGCCGTCGGCGGTCGGGATGGCGGCGGTCGGCACGGCCGCCGTGGTGCCGCCGCTGAGCTGGTACGCCGGACGCTCGGCCGTCCGGGCCGGCCGGCGGCCGGTGTCCGCGTTCCGCGCGGTGATGCTGGTGGCCCTGATCGACGTGGTTCTGCTGGTGGCGAGCGGTCGGGTGGTGTGA
- the radA gene encoding DNA repair protein RadA, protein MTTSRSTPPPRAGTAGAARGRSTTREPRPAYECDACGHQPPKWVGRCPECGEWGAVVERTVTGPTVSGRVVSSRMPAEPARPIATISAAPARARPTGVSELDRVLGGGLVPGAVVLLAGEPGVGKSTLLLDVAQQWAVGAGSPSLVVSGEESVSQVRLRAERMGALHDKLYLAAESDLASVLGHLDAVKPGLLVLDSVQTISTTGTEGVPGGVTQVRAVTSALVSVAKERGIATVLVGHVTKDGQVAGPRVLEHLVDVVLYFEGDKHSSLRLVRGVKNRFGAADEVGCFEMHEGGISSLADPSGLFLTRYAEPVPGTCVTVAMEGRRALVTEVQALIGATVAGSPRRTVSGLDSARLAMVLAVLQRRTERLTLHDREVFAATVGGIRVVEPAADLAVALAVASGGLNLAIAPHLVAIGEVGLTGEVRRVGAVPRRLAEAARLGFKVALVPPGCGPASTGAGPEQMRVTEVTDVRSALHHAARASAE, encoded by the coding sequence GTGACCACCTCTCGATCGACCCCTCCTCCGCGTGCCGGCACGGCCGGCGCCGCTCGTGGTCGGTCCACCACCCGCGAGCCGCGTCCGGCCTACGAGTGCGACGCCTGCGGGCACCAGCCGCCCAAGTGGGTGGGGCGCTGCCCGGAGTGCGGCGAGTGGGGCGCGGTGGTTGAACGCACGGTCACCGGCCCGACCGTCTCCGGTCGGGTGGTCAGCTCCCGCATGCCGGCCGAGCCGGCCCGGCCGATCGCCACCATCAGCGCCGCTCCGGCCCGCGCCCGTCCCACCGGGGTGAGCGAGCTCGACCGGGTGCTCGGCGGCGGCCTGGTCCCCGGTGCCGTGGTGCTGCTCGCCGGTGAGCCCGGCGTGGGCAAGTCGACCCTGCTGCTGGATGTGGCGCAGCAGTGGGCGGTCGGCGCCGGCAGCCCCTCGCTGGTGGTCAGTGGGGAAGAGTCGGTCAGCCAGGTGCGCCTACGCGCCGAGCGGATGGGCGCCCTGCACGACAAGCTCTACCTTGCGGCGGAGAGCGATCTGGCCTCGGTGCTCGGGCACCTCGACGCGGTCAAACCGGGCCTGCTGGTGCTCGACTCGGTGCAGACCATCTCGACCACCGGCACCGAGGGGGTGCCCGGCGGGGTGACCCAGGTGCGCGCGGTCACCTCCGCGCTGGTCTCGGTCGCGAAGGAGCGGGGCATCGCCACCGTGCTGGTCGGGCACGTCACCAAGGACGGCCAGGTGGCCGGGCCTCGGGTGCTGGAGCACCTGGTCGACGTGGTTTTGTACTTCGAGGGCGACAAGCATTCCTCGCTGCGCCTGGTGCGCGGCGTGAAGAACCGGTTCGGCGCGGCCGACGAGGTCGGCTGCTTCGAGATGCACGAGGGCGGCATCAGCAGCCTGGCCGACCCGTCCGGGCTGTTCCTGACCCGCTACGCGGAGCCGGTTCCGGGCACCTGCGTGACCGTGGCCATGGAGGGGCGGCGGGCCCTGGTCACCGAGGTGCAGGCCCTGATCGGCGCGACGGTGGCCGGCTCTCCCCGACGCACCGTCTCCGGCCTCGACTCGGCACGACTGGCGATGGTGCTCGCGGTGCTGCAACGGCGCACCGAGCGGCTGACCCTGCACGACCGGGAGGTCTTCGCCGCCACGGTGGGCGGCATCCGGGTGGTGGAGCCGGCCGCCGACCTGGCGGTCGCGTTGGCGGTCGCCTCCGGCGGGCTCAACCTGGCCATCGCGCCGCACCTGGTGGCGATCGGTGAGGTGGGTCTGACCGGCGAGGTGCGCCGGGTCGGTGCGGTGCCGCGCCGGCTGGCCGAGGCGGCCCGACTGGGTTTCAAGGTGGCTCTGGTGCCGCCCGGTTGCGGCCCGGCCAGCACCGGCGCCGGTCCCGAGCAGATGCGGGTGACCGAGGTCACGGACGTCCGTTCAGCGCTGCACCATGCGGCTCGCGCGTCCGCCGAGTGA
- the disA gene encoding DNA integrity scanning diadenylate cyclase DisA, whose product MPIDRDTTKPAGAPPQARTGAVGSPARPISVSVTAGAAGGTGDPLRANLALMAPGTALRDGLERILRGRTGALIVLGYDKVVEGLCTGGFALDVEFSATRVRELCKMDGAVVLSSDGTRIVRAAVHLMPDPSIPTEESGTRHRTAERVARQTGYPVISVSQSMRIISLYVNGQRHVLDDSAAILSRANQALATLERYKLRLDEVSGTLSALEIEDLVTVRDAVAVVQRLEMVRRIADEIAGYVVELGTDGRLLALQLDELMAGVDADRTLVIRDYLPVGRKSRTLDEALVELDLLGATELIDLVAVAKAIGYPAASDALDAAVSPRGFRLLAKVPRLPVAVVDRLVVHFGSLQRLLGATVEDLQAVEGVGDARARGVREGLSRLAEASILERYV is encoded by the coding sequence GTGCCGATCGACCGCGATACCACCAAGCCAGCCGGCGCGCCGCCCCAGGCCCGCACCGGCGCCGTGGGCTCGCCCGCCCGCCCGATCAGCGTGAGCGTGACTGCGGGAGCCGCCGGGGGGACCGGGGATCCGCTGCGGGCCAACCTTGCCCTGATGGCCCCCGGCACCGCCTTGCGCGACGGTTTGGAGCGCATCCTGCGCGGCCGCACCGGCGCGCTCATCGTGCTCGGCTACGACAAGGTCGTCGAGGGTCTGTGCACCGGCGGCTTCGCGCTGGATGTGGAGTTCTCCGCGACGCGGGTGCGAGAGCTGTGCAAGATGGACGGCGCCGTCGTGCTCTCCAGCGACGGCACCAGGATCGTCCGGGCAGCCGTGCACCTGATGCCCGACCCGTCCATCCCGACGGAAGAGTCCGGCACCCGGCACCGCACCGCCGAGCGGGTGGCCCGGCAGACCGGCTACCCGGTCATCTCGGTCAGCCAGTCCATGCGGATCATCAGCCTCTACGTCAACGGTCAGCGGCACGTCCTCGACGACTCGGCGGCGATCCTCTCCCGGGCCAACCAGGCGCTCGCCACCCTGGAGCGCTACAAGCTCCGGCTGGACGAGGTCTCCGGCACTCTCTCCGCACTGGAGATCGAGGATCTGGTCACTGTGCGGGACGCGGTGGCCGTGGTGCAGCGACTGGAGATGGTTCGCCGGATCGCCGACGAGATCGCCGGATACGTGGTGGAGCTGGGCACCGACGGCCGCCTGCTCGCCCTGCAACTCGACGAGCTGATGGCCGGCGTGGACGCCGACCGGACGCTGGTCATCCGGGACTACCTCCCGGTCGGCCGCAAGTCGCGCACCCTGGACGAGGCACTGGTCGAGCTGGACCTGCTCGGCGCCACCGAGCTGATCGACCTGGTGGCGGTGGCCAAGGCGATCGGCTACCCCGCCGCGTCCGACGCACTGGACGCCGCGGTCAGCCCCCGAGGCTTCCGACTGCTGGCCAAGGTGCCCCGGCTGCCGGTGGCGGTGGTCGACCGCCTGGTCGTGCATTTCGGCAGCCTTCAGCGGCTGCTCGGCGCGACCGTCGAGGATCTGCAGGCCGTCGAAGGGGTCGGTGACGCCCGGGCTCGCGGCGTCCGCGAGGGGCTGTCCCGGCTGGCCGAGGCATCCATCCTGGAGCGGTACGTCTGA
- a CDS encoding peptide deformylase, with protein sequence MTGEESGPDGDTYAGLGDWTPESLVVPGAVRAVVSAPHPMLSRAADEVDPTAKETVQLAADLVATMRVSPGCVGLAAPQVGVGARVFAVDVTGHPKAVTVHGTFVLCNARVVEATRWKPGREGCMSVPDLTGDVKRASRLVVEGDLPGTGEPVRLVTDGFEARALQHEIDHCAGLLFLDRVAGAHAVYQRKVYL encoded by the coding sequence GTGACCGGCGAGGAGAGCGGGCCGGACGGCGACACGTACGCCGGTCTGGGCGATTGGACGCCGGAGTCGCTGGTCGTGCCGGGTGCGGTGCGGGCGGTGGTGTCCGCCCCGCATCCGATGCTGAGCCGGGCCGCCGACGAGGTTGATCCGACGGCGAAGGAGACGGTCCAGCTCGCGGCCGACCTGGTCGCGACGATGCGAGTCTCGCCGGGCTGCGTTGGGCTGGCCGCGCCACAGGTCGGGGTGGGCGCTCGAGTCTTCGCCGTCGATGTGACCGGGCATCCGAAGGCGGTCACGGTGCATGGCACCTTCGTGCTCTGTAATGCCCGGGTGGTCGAGGCGACCCGGTGGAAACCGGGCCGGGAGGGGTGCATGTCGGTGCCGGACCTGACCGGGGACGTGAAGCGGGCCAGTCGGTTGGTGGTGGAGGGTGACCTGCCTGGCACCGGCGAGCCGGTCCGGTTGGTTACCGACGGCTTCGAGGCGCGGGCGTTGCAGCACGAGATCGACCACTGCGCGGGGCTGCTCTTTCTGGACCGGGTTGCCGGCGCGCACGCCGTCTATCAGCGCAAGGTCTACCTCTGA
- a CDS encoding glycine cleavage system protein R, whose amino-acid sequence MNELAITVIGRDRPGIVADVAEVLARLGANLTDSTMTRLRGHFAMTLICTGPAAAEVEAALAPLAAEGQLLATVRAVTPDGEVPAAGEPFVMAVHGSDRMGIVAAMTRVLVDAGGNVTDLSTRLAGSLYVVLAEVELPAGVADTLIDRLHRTAAELGVEVTLRPADPDLL is encoded by the coding sequence ATGAACGAGCTCGCGATCACCGTCATCGGTCGGGACCGGCCGGGCATCGTGGCCGACGTCGCCGAGGTGCTGGCCCGACTGGGCGCGAACCTCACCGACAGCACGATGACGCGGCTGCGGGGGCATTTCGCGATGACCCTCATCTGCACCGGGCCGGCCGCCGCCGAGGTCGAGGCCGCGCTTGCGCCGCTGGCCGCCGAGGGTCAACTGCTGGCGACGGTACGCGCGGTCACCCCCGACGGCGAGGTGCCTGCGGCGGGTGAGCCGTTCGTGATGGCGGTGCACGGTTCGGACCGGATGGGGATTGTCGCGGCGATGACCCGGGTGCTGGTCGACGCCGGCGGTAATGTCACCGACCTGAGTACGCGGTTGGCCGGTTCGCTCTACGTGGTGTTGGCCGAGGTCGAGTTGCCGGCCGGCGTGGCCGACACGCTGATCGACCGGCTGCACCGGACGGCCGCCGAGTTGGGCGTGGAGGTCACCCTCCGGCCAGCGGACCCGGATCTGTTGTGA
- a CDS encoding A/G-specific adenine glycosylase — MTQPDFATLVSRWFQQHARDLPWREPGVSPWAILVSEVMLQQTPVVRVVPAWQAWLARWPDPEALAADTPAEAIRMWGRLGYPRRAVRLRECAVAIVDRHGGQVPDRLEQLLALPGVGTYTARAVAAFAYGQRHPVVDTNVRRVVSRAVAGEPDAGPVTRPADLVATEELLPAEPAAAALASAAFMELGAVICTARSPRCTACPVESVCAWRASGQEAPAGPTRRPQRYAGTDRQVRGLLLGVLRETTGPVPHQRLDQVWTDDVQRARALAGLVQDGLVEPAGADAFRLVGDGPSLPTADLTT; from the coding sequence ATGACTCAACCCGATTTCGCCACCCTGGTCAGCCGATGGTTCCAGCAGCACGCCCGTGACCTGCCGTGGCGTGAGCCCGGGGTCAGCCCGTGGGCCATCCTGGTCAGCGAGGTCATGCTCCAGCAGACGCCCGTGGTCCGGGTGGTGCCGGCCTGGCAGGCATGGTTGGCCCGCTGGCCGGACCCGGAAGCGTTGGCGGCGGACACCCCCGCCGAGGCGATCCGGATGTGGGGACGCCTCGGCTATCCCCGCCGGGCGGTCCGGCTGCGGGAATGCGCGGTCGCGATCGTGGACCGGCACGGCGGCCAGGTGCCGGACCGGCTGGAACAACTGCTGGCACTGCCGGGAGTCGGCACCTACACGGCGCGGGCGGTGGCGGCATTCGCGTACGGGCAGCGGCACCCGGTGGTGGACACCAACGTGCGCCGGGTGGTTTCCCGGGCCGTGGCCGGCGAGCCGGACGCCGGGCCGGTCACCCGGCCAGCCGACCTGGTCGCTACCGAGGAACTACTCCCGGCGGAACCAGCCGCGGCGGCGCTGGCCAGCGCCGCGTTCATGGAGCTGGGCGCGGTGATCTGCACGGCCCGGTCACCGCGGTGTACGGCCTGCCCGGTCGAGTCGGTCTGCGCGTGGCGGGCCTCCGGCCAGGAGGCGCCAGCGGGGCCAACCCGCCGACCCCAGCGGTACGCGGGCACCGACCGGCAGGTACGCGGCCTGCTGCTCGGGGTGCTCCGGGAGACCACCGGGCCGGTCCCGCACCAACGGCTGGACCAGGTCTGGACCGATGACGTGCAGCGCGCCCGAGCCCTGGCCGGCCTGGTGCAGGACGGGCTGGTCGAACCAGCCGGAGCAGACGCCTTCCGTCTCGTCGGCGACGGCCCGTCCCTCCCCACCGCCGACCTGACCACCTGA
- a CDS encoding ATP-dependent Clp protease ATP-binding subunit encodes MFERFTDRARRVVVLAQEEARMLNHNYIGTEHILLGLIHEGEGVAAKALESLGISLEGVRQQVEEIIGQGQQAPSGHIPFTPRAKKVLELSLREALQLGHNYIGTEHILLGLIREGEGVAAQVLVKLGADLNRVRQQVIQLLSGYQGKEPAAAGAAPGEAAPSTSLVLDQFGRNLTQAAREGKLDPVIGREKEIERVMQVLSRRTKNNPVLIGEPGVGKTAVVEGLSQKIIKGEVPETLKDKQLYTLDLGALVAGSRYRGDFEERLKKVLKEIRTRGDIILFIDEIHTLVGAGAAEGAIDAASILKPMLARGELQTIGATTLDEYRKHLEKDAALERRFQPIQVGEPSLAHTIEILKGLRDRYEAHHRVSITDAALVAAATLADRYISDRFLPDKAIDLIDEAGARMRIRRMTAPPDLRDFDERIAQVRRDKESAIDAQDFERAAQLRDKEKQLLGQKAQREKEWKAGDLDVVSEVDDEQIAEVLGNWTGIPVYKLTEEETSRLLRMEDELHKRVIGQEDAVKAVSKAIRRTRAGLKDPKRPSGSFIFAGPSGVGKTELSKALAEFLFGSEDALIQLDMSEFHDRYTVSRLVGAPPGYVGYDEGGQLTEKVRRRPFSVVLFDEIEKAHPDVFNTLLQILEDGRLTDGQGRIVDFKNTVIILTTNLGTRDVAKAVSLGFQASEDSESNYDRMKQKVNDELKQHFRPEFLNRIDDTIVFHQLRQTEILSIVDIMIQRIEGQLRNKDMGLELTDNAKKYLAAKGFDPVLGARPLRRTIQRDIEDNLSERILFNELIPGQIVVVDCEGDPNDIDKSKLVFHGAEKPVEVPDAVPADLGNTATAGADE; translated from the coding sequence ATGTTCGAGCGGTTCACCGACCGAGCGCGACGGGTTGTCGTCCTGGCCCAAGAAGAGGCCCGGATGCTCAACCACAACTACATCGGTACGGAACACATCCTGCTGGGCCTGATCCACGAAGGTGAAGGCGTCGCGGCAAAGGCCCTGGAGAGCCTCGGCATCTCCCTGGAGGGCGTCCGCCAGCAGGTCGAGGAGATCATCGGCCAGGGCCAGCAGGCGCCGAGCGGGCACATCCCGTTCACGCCGCGGGCCAAGAAGGTGCTGGAGCTGTCGCTGCGCGAGGCGCTGCAGCTCGGCCACAACTACATCGGCACGGAGCACATCCTGCTCGGGCTGATCCGTGAGGGCGAGGGCGTCGCCGCCCAGGTGCTGGTCAAGCTCGGCGCCGACCTCAACCGGGTCCGCCAGCAGGTGATCCAGCTGCTCTCCGGCTACCAGGGCAAGGAGCCTGCCGCGGCGGGCGCCGCGCCGGGTGAGGCCGCGCCGTCGACCAGCCTGGTGCTGGACCAGTTCGGCCGCAACCTGACTCAGGCCGCCCGCGAGGGCAAGCTCGACCCGGTCATCGGGCGCGAGAAGGAAATCGAGCGGGTCATGCAGGTGCTCTCCCGCCGTACCAAGAACAACCCGGTCCTGATCGGTGAGCCCGGCGTCGGTAAGACCGCCGTGGTGGAGGGGCTTTCCCAGAAGATCATCAAGGGCGAGGTGCCCGAGACTCTCAAGGACAAGCAGCTCTACACGCTCGACCTCGGCGCTCTCGTCGCCGGTTCCCGCTACCGCGGTGACTTCGAGGAGCGCCTCAAGAAGGTGCTCAAGGAGATCCGCACCCGCGGCGACATCATCCTGTTCATCGACGAGATCCACACCCTGGTGGGTGCGGGTGCCGCCGAGGGCGCGATCGACGCCGCGAGCATCCTCAAGCCGATGCTGGCCCGTGGTGAGCTGCAGACCATCGGCGCCACCACCCTTGACGAATACCGCAAGCACCTGGAAAAGGACGCCGCTCTCGAGCGCCGGTTCCAGCCGATCCAGGTGGGTGAGCCGTCGCTGGCGCACACCATCGAGATCCTCAAGGGCCTGCGTGACCGATACGAGGCGCACCACCGGGTCTCGATCACGGACGCTGCCCTGGTGGCTGCCGCGACTCTGGCCGATCGATACATCTCCGACCGCTTCCTGCCGGACAAGGCGATCGACCTGATCGACGAGGCCGGTGCCCGGATGCGGATCCGCCGGATGACCGCGCCGCCAGACCTGCGTGACTTCGACGAGCGCATCGCCCAGGTGCGTCGCGACAAGGAGTCCGCGATCGACGCGCAGGACTTCGAGCGCGCCGCCCAGCTGCGCGACAAGGAGAAGCAGCTCCTCGGCCAGAAGGCTCAGCGGGAGAAGGAGTGGAAGGCCGGTGACCTGGACGTCGTCAGCGAGGTTGACGACGAGCAGATCGCCGAGGTGCTCGGCAACTGGACCGGCATCCCGGTCTACAAGCTGACCGAGGAGGAGACCTCGCGCCTGCTGCGCATGGAGGACGAGCTGCACAAGCGCGTCATCGGCCAGGAGGACGCGGTCAAGGCGGTCTCGAAGGCGATCCGGCGTACCCGGGCCGGCCTGAAGGACCCGAAGCGCCCGTCGGGCTCGTTCATCTTCGCCGGTCCGTCCGGTGTCGGTAAGACCGAGCTGTCCAAGGCGCTCGCCGAGTTCCTCTTCGGCAGCGAGGATGCCCTCATCCAGCTGGACATGTCCGAGTTCCACGACCGCTACACGGTCTCCCGGCTCGTTGGTGCCCCTCCCGGCTACGTCGGTTACGACGAGGGCGGGCAGCTGACCGAGAAGGTGCGGCGTCGGCCGTTCTCGGTGGTCCTCTTCGACGAGATCGAGAAGGCCCACCCGGACGTGTTCAACACGCTCCTGCAGATCCTCGAAGACGGTCGTCTCACCGACGGTCAGGGTCGAATCGTGGACTTCAAGAACACGGTCATCATCCTGACCACCAACCTGGGCACCCGCGACGTCGCCAAGGCGGTGTCGCTGGGCTTCCAGGCGTCGGAGGACTCCGAGTCCAACTACGACCGGATGAAGCAGAAGGTCAACGACGAGCTCAAGCAGCACTTCCGGCCTGAGTTCCTCAACCGGATCGACGACACCATCGTCTTCCACCAGCTGCGTCAGACCGAGATCCTCTCGATCGTGGACATCATGATCCAGCGGATCGAGGGCCAGCTGCGCAACAAGGACATGGGTCTGGAGCTGACCGACAACGCCAAGAAATACCTGGCGGCGAAGGGCTTCGACCCGGTGCTCGGTGCCCGTCCGCTTCGTCGCACGATCCAGCGCGACATCGAGGACAACCTCTCCGAGCGGATCTTGTTCAACGAGCTGATCCCGGGTCAGATCGTCGTGGTCGACTGCGAGGGCGACCCGAACGACATCGACAAGTCCAAGCTCGTCTTCCATGGTGCGGAGAAGCCGGTCGAAGTTCCGGACGCCGTGCCGGCCGACCTCGGCAACACCGCCACCGCGGGTGCCGACGAGTAG
- a CDS encoding histone-like nucleoid-structuring protein Lsr2 — protein MAKQIIHKLVDDLDGGDADETVKFALDGVQYEIDLSSANAAKLRDAFASYVGAGTKVGRGGVVIGGRAARGRGGATADREQNKAIREWAKKAGKDISDRGRIPQEIVDEFHAKR, from the coding sequence GTGGCGAAACAGATCATTCACAAGCTGGTCGATGACCTGGACGGCGGGGACGCTGACGAGACCGTCAAGTTCGCCCTCGACGGCGTTCAGTACGAGATCGACCTGTCGAGTGCCAACGCCGCGAAATTGCGCGACGCTTTTGCCTCGTACGTGGGCGCCGGCACCAAGGTCGGCCGCGGCGGCGTGGTGATCGGTGGGCGGGCTGCCCGCGGTCGGGGTGGCGCGACCGCCGATCGGGAACAGAACAAGGCGATCCGGGAGTGGGCCAAGAAGGCCGGCAAGGACATCTCGGACCGGGGTCGTATCCCGCAGGAGATCGTCGACGAGTTCCACGCAAAGCGCTGA
- the lysS gene encoding lysine--tRNA ligase produces the protein MSEQNAVPVDPADDLPEQMKVRREKRDRMLAEGVEPYPIGFPRTSTLAEIRAKYADLATDTATGDQAAVTGRVIFVRNTGKLCFATLRDGDGTELQAMLSLDRVGPERLEAWKRLVDLGDHVGVTGEVITSRRGELSVLAQQWEMTAKALRPLPVAHKPLSEEARVRQRYVDLIVRPQAREMVRTRAAAVRSLRDSLHGQGFIEVETPMLQLLHGGAAARPFVTHSNALNTDLYLRIAPELFLKRAVVGGVDRVFEINRNFRNEGVDSSHSPEFAMLETYQAYGDYDTMAELTRNLVQQAAIAVSGSMVVTHADGREFDLGGEWRSVTLFGVLSEALGEEVTVRTERSRLVEYADKVGLAVDPKWGPGKLAEELFEELVVPGLEAPTFVRDYPEETSPLTRAHRSEPGLAEKWDLYVLGFELGTAYSELVDPVVQRERLVAQAQLAARGDDEAMRLDEDFLRAMEYGMPPAGGMGMGIDRLLMALTGLGIRETILFPLVRPE, from the coding sequence GTGAGCGAGCAGAACGCCGTGCCAGTAGACCCCGCCGATGACCTTCCCGAGCAGATGAAGGTCCGCCGGGAGAAGCGGGACCGGATGCTCGCCGAGGGCGTCGAGCCCTACCCGATCGGCTTCCCCCGGACCAGCACGCTCGCCGAGATCCGCGCGAAGTACGCCGACCTGGCAACCGACACCGCGACCGGTGACCAGGCAGCGGTCACCGGCAGGGTGATCTTCGTGCGCAACACGGGCAAGCTCTGCTTCGCGACCCTGCGGGACGGCGACGGCACCGAGTTGCAGGCGATGCTCTCCCTGGACCGGGTCGGGCCGGAGCGGTTGGAGGCATGGAAGCGCCTGGTCGACCTCGGCGACCATGTCGGCGTCACCGGTGAGGTGATCACTAGCCGCCGGGGTGAGCTGTCGGTGCTGGCACAGCAGTGGGAGATGACCGCCAAGGCGCTGCGACCGTTGCCGGTGGCGCACAAGCCGCTCTCCGAGGAGGCCCGCGTCCGGCAGCGTTATGTCGACCTGATCGTCCGGCCGCAGGCACGGGAGATGGTCCGTACCCGGGCCGCTGCGGTACGCAGTCTGCGCGATTCACTGCACGGGCAGGGCTTCATCGAGGTGGAAACGCCGATGCTGCAACTGCTGCATGGTGGTGCGGCAGCTCGACCGTTCGTGACCCACAGCAATGCGTTGAACACCGATCTGTATCTGCGAATCGCTCCGGAACTGTTTCTCAAGCGCGCCGTGGTGGGCGGCGTCGATCGCGTCTTCGAGATCAACCGCAACTTCCGTAATGAGGGTGTCGACTCTTCGCACTCGCCGGAGTTCGCGATGCTGGAGACGTACCAGGCCTACGGCGACTACGACACGATGGCCGAGTTGACCCGCAATCTCGTGCAACAGGCGGCGATCGCGGTCAGCGGCTCGATGGTGGTGACCCACGCCGACGGGCGTGAGTTCGACCTGGGCGGTGAGTGGCGGTCCGTGACGCTGTTCGGCGTGCTTTCCGAAGCGCTGGGCGAGGAAGTCACGGTCCGCACCGAACGCTCCCGCCTGGTGGAGTACGCGGACAAGGTGGGATTGGCCGTGGACCCGAAGTGGGGCCCGGGCAAGCTGGCCGAGGAACTGTTCGAGGAACTGGTCGTCCCCGGTCTGGAAGCACCCACCTTCGTGCGGGACTACCCGGAGGAGACCAGCCCGCTCACCCGGGCGCACCGCAGCGAGCCGGGACTGGCCGAGAAGTGGGACCTCTACGTGCTCGGCTTCGAGCTGGGCACCGCGTACTCCGAGCTGGTCGACCCGGTCGTGCAGCGGGAGCGGCTGGTGGCCCAGGCGCAGCTGGCCGCCCGTGGTGACGACGAGGCGATGCGTCTCGACGAGGACTTTCTCCGGGCGATGGAGTATGGAATGCCTCCGGCCGGCGGTATGGGAATGGGAATCGACCGGCTGTTGATGGCCCTGACCGGGCTCGGAATTCGGGAAACGATCCTCTTCCCGTTGGTCCGCCCCGAGTAG
- a CDS encoding class I SAM-dependent methyltransferase encodes MVDHTQALSFGAAAANYDRFRPRYPADAVRWALDGLGDSARVLDLGAGTGILTRGVLALGHEVTPVEPDPEMRAQLAAATPGLTALAGGAESVPLPDGAADAVVVGQAYHWFDRELAHAEVARVLRPGGTFAPIWNLRDERVEWVAELGRIAHLGDNAGNVMEKYADFGPAFGPIELGKFTHHTTLTPDEIVAMLHTRSYWLTAPAERRATIDQELRELLATHPELAGRPTVDLPYRTIVLRSRRR; translated from the coding sequence ATGGTGGATCACACTCAAGCCCTCTCGTTCGGTGCGGCTGCGGCCAATTACGACCGGTTTCGGCCCCGTTATCCCGCCGACGCCGTCCGGTGGGCGCTGGACGGGCTGGGCGATTCCGCCCGCGTCCTCGACCTGGGCGCGGGCACCGGCATCCTCACCCGTGGGGTGCTCGCCCTGGGCCACGAGGTGACCCCGGTGGAGCCGGACCCCGAGATGCGCGCCCAACTGGCGGCCGCCACCCCGGGGCTCACCGCGCTGGCCGGCGGCGCCGAGTCCGTGCCGCTACCCGACGGGGCTGCGGACGCCGTGGTGGTGGGGCAGGCATACCACTGGTTCGACCGGGAGCTCGCGCACGCCGAAGTCGCCCGGGTGCTGCGGCCGGGCGGGACGTTCGCCCCGATCTGGAACCTCCGGGACGAGCGGGTCGAGTGGGTCGCCGAGCTGGGCCGGATCGCCCACCTGGGGGACAACGCCGGCAACGTGATGGAGAAGTACGCGGACTTCGGCCCCGCGTTCGGGCCGATCGAGCTGGGGAAGTTCACCCACCACACCACGCTCACGCCGGACGAGATCGTCGCGATGCTGCACACCCGCTCGTACTGGCTCACCGCCCCGGCCGAGCGGCGGGCAACGATCGACCAGGAGCTGCGGGAGCTTCTCGCCACCCATCCGGAACTGGCCGGGCGTCCGACCGTCGACCTGCCGTACCGCACGATCGTCCTGCGCTCCCGGCGGCGCTGA